One stretch of Buteo buteo chromosome Z, bButBut1.hap1.1, whole genome shotgun sequence DNA includes these proteins:
- the ENC1 gene encoding ectoderm-neural cortex protein 1: protein MSVSMHENRKSRASSGSINIYLFHKSSYADSVLTHLNLLRQQRLFTDVLLHAGNRSFPCHRAVLAACSRYFEAMFSGGLKESQDSEVNFHNSIHPEVLELLLDYAYSSRVIINEENAESLLEAGDMLEFQDIRDACAEFLEKNLHPTNCLGMLLLSDAHQCTKLYELSWRMCLSNFQSISKSEDFLQLPKDMVVQLLSSEELETEDERLVYESAINWVSYDLSKRHCYLPELLQTVRLALLPAIYLMENVAMEELITKQRKSKEIVEESIRCKLKILQNDGVVTSLCARPRKTGHSLFLLGGQTFMCDKLYLVDQKAKEIIPKADIPSPRKEFSACAIGCKVYITGGRGSENGVSKDVWVYDTLHEEWSKAAPMLVARFGHGSAELKHCLYVVGGHTAATGCLPASPSVSLKQVEQYDPVTNKWTMVAPLREGVSNAAVVSAKLKLFAFGGTSVSHDKLPKVQCYDQCENRWTVPATCPQPWRYTAAAVLGNQIFIMGGDTEFSACSAYKFNSEAYQWTKVGDVTAKRMSCHAVASGNKLYVVGGYFGIQRCKTLDCYDPTLDVWNSITTVPYSLIPTAFVSTWKHLPS, encoded by the coding sequence atgtcagtcaGCATGCATGAAAATCGCAAATCTAGGGCCAGTAGTGGCTCCATAAACATATACTTGTTCCACAAGTCATCCTATGCTGATAGTGTCCTTACTCACCTGAACCTTCTGCGTCAGCAACGTCTCTTTACAGATGTACTTCTGCATGCTGGGAACAGGTCATTCCCCTGCCACAGAGCCGTTCTAGCTGCTTGTAGCCGCTATTTTGAAGCAATGTTCAGTGGAGGATTGAAAGAGAGCCAGGACAGTGAAGTCAACTTTCATAATTCGATTCACCCAGAAGTCTTGGAGCTTCTTCTGGACTATGCGTATTCCTCCAGGGTTATCATCAACGAGGAGAATGCCGAGTCACTGCTGGAGGCTGGTGACATGCTGGAGTTTCAGGACATTCGGGATGCTTGTGCAGAATTTCTGGAGAAAAACCTTCATCCCACCAACTGTCTTGGCATGCTGCTGCTGTCGGATGCTCACCAGTGCACCAAGCTGTATGAACTCTCTTGGAGGATGTGCCTTAGCAACTTCCAGAGTATCAGTAAAAGCGAAGACTTTCTCCAGCTGCCAAAAGACATGGTAGTGCAGCTCCTTTCCAGTGAAGAGTTAGAAACCGAAGATGAAAGGCTGGTGTATGAATCAGCTATCAATTGGGTCAGCTATGACCTGAGTAAGCGTCACTGTTACCTGCCTGAGCTATTGCAGACGGTGAGACTGGCCCTTTTGCCAGCCATATACCTTATGGAGAATGTGGCCATGGAAGAACTTATCACCAAGCAAAGGAAGAGCAAAGAGATTGTAGAAGAATCGATACGATGCAAGTTAAAGATCTTACAGAATGATGGAGTGGTCACTAGTTTGTGTGCCAGACCCCGTAAAACTGGCCATTCGCTTTTTCTTCTGGGTGGCCAAACCTTTATGTGTGACAAGCTGTACCTGGTGGACCAAAAGGCAAAGGAGATCATTCCAAAGGCTGACATACCAAGTCCACGGAAAGAGTTCAGTGCTTGTGCCATAGGCTGCAAAGTGTATATCACTGGGGGGCGAGGGTCAGAAAACGGAGTCTCCAAAGACGTGTGGGTGTATGACACCCTTCACGAGGAGTGGTCGAAGGCTGCTCCCATGCTGGTGGCTAGGTTTGGGCATGGTTCTGCTGAGCTTAAGCACTGTTTGTATGTAGTAGGAGGACACACCGCAGCAACTGGTTGCCTTCCAGCTTCCCCTTCAGTATCCTTAAAGCAAGTAGAACAATACGACCCCGTGACCAACAAATGGACCATGGTTGCCCCGCTGCGAGAGGGAGTAAGCAATGCAGCTGTAGTAAGCGCAAAGCTTAAGCTGTTTGCTTTCGGAGGTACCAGTGTTAGCCATGACAAGCTGCCCAAAGTTCAGTGCTATGATCAGTGTGAAAACAGATGGACAGTACCAGCCACCTGCCCTCAGCCCTGGCGCTACACAGCTGCAGCTGTTCTGGGTAACCAGATTTTTATTATGGGTGGAGATACCGAATTCTCTGCGTGCTCTGCTTATAAATTCAACAGTGAAGCATACCAGTGGACTAAGGTGGGAGATGTGACGGCTAAGCGAATGAGCTGCCATGCAGTGGCATCTGGAAACAAATTGTATGTCGTTGGAGGCTACTTTGGCATTCAGAGGTGCAAAACATTGGACTGCTATGATCCCACGTTAGATGTATGGAACAGCATAACAACTGTGCCCTATTCATTAATTCCAACGGCTTTTGTCAGCACATGGAAGCACCTCCCCTCATAA